The following are from one region of the Anabas testudineus chromosome 2, fAnaTes1.2, whole genome shotgun sequence genome:
- the bhlhe22 gene encoding class E basic helix-loop-helix protein 22 yields MDRRMNLTGGAGDIFHKTLSAVSTKKMDPFRSSAGIELPARDRQSPISCFDQADPDPIQPGGLAGGRGGPLGLPTGSLCVKYGESANRTSAAESSGGEQSPDDDSDGRCDMVLLTDGRTVSAGKAEGGKKTKEQKLLRLNINARERRRMHDLNDALDELRAVIPYAHSPSVRKLSKIATLLLAKNYILMQAQALDEMRRLVAYLNQGQAISAASIPATTALAAPGLGAYDQPPGYPFPSGVAASSCPDKCALFNNASSSLCKQCTDKP; encoded by the coding sequence ATGGACAGGAGGATGAACTTGACCGGCGGCGCAGGGGACATTTTCCACAAAACTCTCAGCGCCGTGTCTACTAAAAAAATGGACCCTTTCAGATCGTCGGCCGGCATCGAACTACCAGCCAGAGACCGCCAGTCACCGATCAGCTGCTTTGACCAGGCCGATCCCGACCCGATTCAGCCGGGAGGATTGGCAGGCGGTAGAGGGGGGCCACTGGGTCTGCCGACCGGATCTTTGTGCGTCAAGTACGGAGAGAGCGCCAACAGGACCTCGGCAGCGGAGAGCAGCGGCGGAGAGCAAAGTCCCGATGATGACAGTGACGGCAGGTGTGACATGGTTCTTCTGACAGACGGGCGGACAGTGAGCGCTGGGAAAGCAGAAGGAGGTAAGAAAACCAAAGAGCAGAAATTACTGAGGCTAAACATCAATGCCAGAGAAAGACGACGGATGCACGATCTGAACGACGCGCTGGATGAGCTCAGGGCGGTCATCCCCTACGCGCACAGCCCGTCTGTGCGGAAACTCTCCAAAATTGCCACTTTGCTGCTCGCCAAAAACTACATCCTCATGCAGGCGCAGGCACTGGATGAGATGAGGAGGCTAGTGGCGTATCTCAACCAGGGCCAAGCCATCTCTGCTGCCTCGATACCGGCCACCACAGCCCTCGCAGCTCCCGGCTTAGGCGCGTACGATCAGCCGCCCGGATATCCCTTCCCCAGCGGAGTGGCTGCGTCCTCCTGCCCCGATAAATGTGCCCTATTCAACAACGCCTCCTCCAGCCTCTGCAAACAGTGCACTGACAAGCCTTAA